The following proteins come from a genomic window of Corynebacterium crudilactis:
- a CDS encoding pyrimidine reductase family protein yields MIDVTELIGPLSPVSTPEFRTIVVTALNGSTTINGTSGQLGNATDTELLLALRRWSDVVLVGSGTIKAENYGGVQLSPEIQRERIAQGQEAVPPIAVMSGSLNFDVNTRFFQEPDVKPIIITDNTDADKQQPLVEAGARIVVVEELTAEGSVDKLRSLGFARIDCEGGANMYGQMLAADLIDVWHHTIDPMLSGSVERPTVKGGDGTPRRFVLEHVAADEDSTLFLRYKRDN; encoded by the coding sequence ATGATCGACGTCACGGAACTGATTGGTCCCCTCTCCCCTGTTTCTACACCTGAGTTTAGAACGATTGTTGTTACGGCTCTCAATGGTTCCACCACTATTAATGGCACGTCTGGCCAGCTGGGAAATGCTACGGATACAGAGCTGCTTCTTGCACTTCGAAGGTGGTCGGATGTGGTGTTGGTCGGTTCGGGAACCATCAAGGCTGAAAATTATGGTGGGGTGCAGCTCTCGCCGGAGATTCAGCGAGAACGCATCGCACAGGGCCAGGAGGCAGTACCGCCGATTGCGGTAATGTCTGGTTCGTTAAATTTTGATGTGAATACGCGGTTTTTCCAGGAACCTGATGTCAAGCCGATCATCATCACGGATAACACTGATGCGGACAAGCAGCAGCCTTTGGTTGAGGCTGGGGCGCGGATTGTTGTGGTGGAGGAGCTGACGGCGGAGGGAAGCGTCGATAAGCTGAGGTCTTTGGGTTTTGCCCGGATTGATTGTGAGGGCGGCGCGAACATGTATGGGCAGATGCTAGCCGCGGATCTTATTGATGTCTGGCATCACACGATTGATCCCATGTTGTCGGGCAGTGTGGAGCGCCCAACGGTCAAGGGCGGTGACGGTACACCTCGGCGTTTTGTGTTGGAGCATGTTGCTGCCGACGAAGATAGCACCCTCTTCCTGCGGTATAAGCGCGATAACTGA
- the aftC gene encoding arabinofuranan 3-O-arabinosyltransferase, which translates to MSFSPVAPSISTPVPRRSRWDGIGNAIGWPLAILLMAHRFFVLAINGAITDDFTTVYSALRRFIEGTPVYNEVYHFVDPHYLYNPGATLLLAPLGYITHFTLARWTFIAVNLLAIVLALGLLTRMSGWALRSMVWPLSIALAMLTETVQNTLIFSNINGILLLMLAMFLWCVIHQKSWLGGLIIGLAILVKPMFLPLLFLPLVKKQWGALILGILTPVVFNAVAWFLVPGASDYITRTMPYLGETRDFANSSLPGLAIYFGMPTWMEITWFLIFGCMVGLAVLALLRFRNTEPYFWAATTSGLLLTGVFFLSSLGQMYYSMMIFPMIFTLLGSRSVFHNWMAWVAAYFFLSPDTFTSPRWPDIARWMEFFSATIGWGLLVVVTFVSALIWFIGDIRAKKPSTSPLTTEPQQELFERTA; encoded by the coding sequence GTGAGTTTCTCCCCAGTAGCACCTTCTATATCAACCCCTGTGCCACGTCGCAGCAGGTGGGATGGCATCGGCAACGCAATTGGCTGGCCTCTGGCCATTTTGCTGATGGCACATCGCTTCTTCGTGCTTGCGATTAACGGCGCCATCACCGACGATTTCACGACGGTTTATAGTGCTTTACGACGTTTCATCGAAGGTACGCCGGTCTACAACGAGGTCTACCATTTCGTAGATCCACACTATTTATATAACCCAGGCGCCACCCTCCTGCTGGCACCACTGGGCTATATCACCCATTTCACGTTGGCGCGATGGACGTTTATTGCCGTCAACCTCCTTGCCATCGTCTTGGCACTGGGTCTACTGACGCGGATGTCTGGTTGGGCGCTGCGCAGCATGGTCTGGCCGCTGTCGATCGCATTGGCGATGCTCACAGAAACCGTGCAAAACACCTTGATCTTCTCCAATATCAATGGCATTTTGCTACTCATGCTGGCCATGTTCTTGTGGTGTGTGATTCATCAAAAGTCATGGCTGGGTGGCCTTATTATTGGCTTGGCAATTTTGGTCAAGCCCATGTTCCTTCCGCTGCTCTTCCTGCCATTGGTGAAAAAACAATGGGGCGCACTCATCCTGGGCATCCTCACCCCAGTGGTTTTCAATGCAGTAGCTTGGTTCTTGGTTCCGGGAGCATCTGATTACATCACCCGCACCATGCCTTACCTTGGAGAAACTCGCGATTTTGCCAACAGCTCACTTCCCGGCCTTGCCATTTACTTCGGCATGCCAACCTGGATGGAAATCACCTGGTTCCTCATCTTTGGCTGCATGGTTGGACTAGCAGTGCTGGCACTTCTGCGTTTCCGCAACACCGAGCCGTACTTCTGGGCAGCAACCACCTCCGGACTGCTCTTAACTGGCGTATTCTTCCTGTCTTCCCTGGGACAGATGTACTACTCCATGATGATCTTCCCCATGATCTTCACCTTGTTGGGCAGCCGATCCGTATTCCACAACTGGATGGCCTGGGTAGCGGCATATTTCTTCCTCTCCCCCGACACATTTACCTCCCCTCGATGGCCAGATATTGCGCGCTGGATGGAATTTTTCAGCGCCACCATCGGTTGGGGACTATTAGTAGTCGTTACTTTTGTCTCGGCACTAATCTGGTTCATTGGCGATATTCGTGCAAAGAAACCTTCCACTTCTCCACTCACCACAGAGCCACAGCAAGAACTTTTTGAGAGGACAGCATGA
- the msrB gene encoding peptide-methionine (R)-S-oxide reductase MsrB: MTDFKLISDTQWRERLTPQEFHVLREAGTEPPHVGEYTNTTTEGVYSCRACGEELFRSTEKFESHCGWPSFFSPLAGDKIIEKEDLSLGMRRVEILCAKCGSHMGHVFEGEGYDTPTDLRYCINSISLKLEEKPVS, from the coding sequence ATGACAGACTTCAAACTCATCAGCGATACCCAGTGGCGCGAGCGTCTCACCCCACAGGAATTCCACGTTCTGCGTGAAGCCGGCACCGAACCACCACACGTGGGCGAATACACCAACACCACTACCGAAGGTGTCTACTCCTGCCGTGCCTGTGGCGAGGAACTTTTCCGCTCAACTGAGAAATTTGAATCCCACTGTGGCTGGCCTTCCTTCTTCTCCCCACTAGCTGGCGACAAGATCATTGAAAAGGAAGATCTTTCCCTCGGTATGCGCCGCGTAGAGATTCTGTGCGCAAAGTGCGGTTCCCACATGGGCCACGTTTTCGAAGGCGAAGGCTATGACACCCCAACCGATCTTCGTTACTGCATCAACTCCATCAGCTTGAAGTTGGAAGAAAAGCCAGTTTCTTAA
- the hemQ gene encoding hydrogen peroxide-dependent heme synthase — protein MSELDVKQLNKLQRYSQWAVFRAIPGALDDDRTAVTEQAAKFFADLEAEGKVVVRGIYDASGVRADADYMIWWHAENFEDLQKAFADFRRTTILGQVSEVFWIGNALHRPSEFNKAHLPSFIMGEEAKDWITVYPFVRSYDWYIMEPLKRSRILREHGQAAVEFPDVRANTVPAFALGDYEWVLAFEADELHRIVDLMHKMRYTEARLHVREELPFVSGQRVDIADLIKVLP, from the coding sequence GTGAGCGAGCTCGACGTTAAACAGCTCAACAAATTGCAGCGCTACTCTCAGTGGGCGGTGTTCCGTGCGATTCCTGGAGCACTGGATGATGATCGCACTGCGGTAACTGAACAAGCAGCGAAATTCTTTGCTGATCTGGAAGCAGAGGGCAAGGTTGTTGTCCGCGGCATTTATGATGCTTCTGGTGTGCGTGCTGATGCTGATTACATGATCTGGTGGCATGCAGAAAACTTCGAAGACCTGCAGAAGGCTTTCGCTGATTTCCGCCGTACCACCATTTTGGGTCAGGTTTCTGAAGTCTTTTGGATCGGAAACGCTCTCCACCGTCCATCTGAGTTCAACAAGGCTCACTTGCCTTCATTCATCATGGGTGAGGAAGCAAAGGATTGGATTACTGTGTACCCATTCGTGCGCAGCTACGACTGGTACATTATGGAGCCTTTGAAGCGTTCTCGAATTCTCCGCGAGCACGGTCAGGCTGCTGTTGAATTCCCAGATGTTCGTGCAAACACCGTACCGGCTTTCGCACTGGGTGACTACGAATGGGTGCTGGCTTTCGAAGCTGATGAGTTGCACCGCATTGTCGATTTGATGCACAAGATGCGTTACACCGAGGCTCGCCTCCACGTCCGCGAGGAGCTGCCATTTGTTTCTGGACAGCGCGTTGATATCGCAGATCTAATTAAGGTTCTGCCTTAA
- a CDS encoding DUF3000 domain-containing protein, translating into MIDSEATSQHKTSAIAAEGTPAEFSEAVESMHRARLRPELTLGTIRPPQRLAPFSHAIGLEVGTYEESDTIATNSDGDSFGRLILLHDPGAEETWEGAMRLVAYIQADMDHAVASDPLLPEVAWQWLNEGLEEAGAGFTNLGGTVTSTTSVRFGEIGGPPSAYQVEMRASWTATGTDLTAHVEAFAAVLASVAGLPPEGVTELHR; encoded by the coding sequence GTGATCGATTCCGAAGCGACCTCTCAGCACAAGACCTCGGCCATCGCGGCAGAGGGCACTCCCGCGGAGTTTTCCGAAGCGGTTGAGTCAATGCATAGAGCGCGCCTGCGCCCAGAACTTACTTTGGGCACAATTAGGCCTCCTCAGCGCCTGGCGCCTTTTTCGCATGCCATCGGCCTTGAAGTTGGAACCTATGAAGAGTCGGATACCATTGCTACCAATAGTGACGGTGATTCATTCGGCCGCTTAATTCTGCTTCATGATCCAGGTGCCGAAGAAACCTGGGAAGGGGCGATGCGGCTTGTCGCCTATATTCAAGCTGATATGGATCATGCGGTTGCCTCCGATCCTCTACTGCCTGAAGTTGCTTGGCAATGGCTCAATGAAGGACTCGAAGAAGCCGGTGCAGGTTTTACTAATCTAGGTGGAACTGTCACTTCTACTACCTCGGTTCGTTTCGGTGAAATTGGTGGCCCACCCAGCGCTTATCAAGTTGAGATGCGTGCTTCTTGGACAGCTACTGGCACTGATCTCACTGCACATGTCGAAGCCTTTGCTGCGGTTCTTGCATCAGTCGCTGGCCTTCCCCCCGAAGGTGTAACCGAACTGCACAGGTAG
- a CDS encoding ribonuclease D, whose translation MVSDLLQPRDGIPSLLSTPGEFAAAADLLASGTGPFAIDTERASGFRYDDRAFLIQIRRRGSGTLLFDPEQFRPELTQALKPVLNGQEWIIHAASTDLPSLAWLDLHPGLLFDTELAGRLAGFDHVNLASMVEQIFELHLLKGHGSEDWSKRPLPESWLNYAALDVEMLLELADVMAELLDQQGKLRWAEQEFEHIITQFADVTEPAQTSWQDLKGLSTLKRPEQLVAAREMWLERDAFAASRDLAPGKVLSNKVIVEVARVLPRTPAALAQVKGFPGKSQGATQRWFRILTRALKSPRKNWPKPQRRKDGIPDRRAWSSFYPEEHEVLQELRALIDDLGADLNVPGENILQPSTLRVVVWMAKHTGDIHNAETLNAVLHDYGARPWQIEQTFPILAKALLKI comes from the coding sequence ATGGTTTCTGATCTTCTTCAACCCCGCGACGGTATTCCGTCATTGCTATCGACTCCCGGTGAGTTTGCTGCTGCTGCAGATCTCTTAGCAAGCGGAACTGGCCCCTTCGCTATTGATACGGAGCGCGCGTCCGGTTTTAGATACGATGACCGGGCATTTTTGATTCAGATTCGACGTCGTGGCAGCGGTACTCTTCTTTTCGATCCGGAGCAGTTTCGCCCTGAATTAACTCAGGCACTCAAACCTGTACTCAATGGCCAAGAGTGGATTATTCACGCAGCCAGCACCGATTTGCCAAGCCTTGCGTGGCTCGATCTTCACCCCGGGTTGCTCTTTGATACCGAGCTTGCCGGCAGACTAGCTGGATTTGATCACGTCAACCTGGCCTCCATGGTGGAACAAATCTTTGAACTCCACTTGCTCAAAGGCCACGGATCTGAAGATTGGTCCAAGCGTCCGCTGCCTGAATCCTGGCTCAACTACGCCGCACTCGATGTGGAAATGCTCCTTGAGCTTGCCGATGTCATGGCTGAGCTCCTTGATCAGCAGGGAAAACTTCGCTGGGCGGAGCAAGAATTTGAACATATCATCACTCAATTTGCCGATGTGACAGAACCTGCACAGACTTCCTGGCAAGACCTCAAAGGTTTATCCACTCTCAAGCGACCAGAACAATTGGTGGCAGCTCGAGAAATGTGGTTGGAACGGGATGCTTTCGCCGCGTCTCGTGACTTGGCACCCGGAAAAGTACTGTCCAACAAAGTCATTGTGGAAGTCGCCCGTGTCCTCCCCCGCACCCCAGCAGCACTGGCTCAAGTCAAAGGCTTCCCTGGAAAATCTCAAGGTGCCACGCAGCGCTGGTTCCGCATTCTCACGCGCGCCCTCAAATCACCTCGCAAAAACTGGCCAAAGCCCCAGCGACGCAAAGACGGCATCCCGGACCGCCGCGCCTGGAGCTCCTTCTACCCAGAAGAGCACGAAGTGCTCCAAGAGCTTAGAGCGCTTATCGACGACCTCGGCGCCGACCTCAACGTTCCCGGCGAGAATATCCTGCAGCCTTCAACTCTGCGAGTAGTTGTCTGGATGGCGAAACATACCGGTGACATCCATAATGCTGAAACGCTCAATGCTGTGCTGCATGATTATGGAGCCAGGCCATGGCAGATTGAACAAACGTTCCCGATCTTGGCTAAAGCGCTGCTGAAAATCTAA
- the dxs gene encoding 1-deoxy-D-xylulose-5-phosphate synthase — protein MGILNSISTPADLKALNDEDLDALAQEIRSFLVEKVAATGGHLGPNLGVVELTIGLHRVFDSPQEPIIFDTSHQSYVHKILTGRAQDFDSLRQKDGLSGYTCRAESEHDWTESSHASAALSYADGLSKAKQLNGESNHSVVAVVGDGALTGGMCWEALNNIAAGKDRNVVVVVNDNGRSYSPTIGGFAENLAGLRMQPSYDRFMEKGKTSLKSMGWVGERTFEALHAFKEGVKSTVIPTEMFPELGMKYVGPVDGHNQKAVDNALKYARDYEGPIIVHMVTEKGRGYAPAEQDLDELMHSTGVIDPLTGAPKSASKPGWTSVFSDELVKIGAKNDDVVAITAAMAGPTGLSKFEANFPERFFDVGIAEQHAVTSAAGLALGGKHPVVAIYSTFLNRAFDQLLMDVGMLKQPVTIVLDRSGVTGSDGASHNGVWDMALTSIVPGVQVAAPRDEDSLRELLNEAIAIDDGPTVVRFPKGELPTPIVAIDTFEDGVDVLAYEDAPEEDAPSVLIIAVGERATVALEVASRIKSHGVNVTVVDPRWIVPIPQSLVALSDDHDVVITIEDGVIHGGVGSLLSDALNAAEVDTPRRQIAVPQKYLDHATRNEVLADYGLDADGIETTVVGWLDSLFGEE, from the coding sequence ATGGGAATTCTGAACAGTATTTCAACACCTGCTGACTTAAAAGCCCTTAACGATGAGGACTTGGATGCACTTGCCCAAGAAATCCGATCCTTCCTCGTAGAAAAAGTCGCAGCAACTGGTGGCCACCTTGGCCCAAACCTGGGTGTAGTAGAACTGACCATCGGTCTGCATCGAGTCTTTGATTCGCCGCAAGAACCGATCATCTTTGATACTTCTCACCAGTCCTATGTGCACAAGATCTTAACCGGTCGTGCGCAAGACTTTGATTCGCTACGTCAAAAAGACGGCCTTTCTGGTTATACCTGCCGGGCCGAAAGCGAACATGATTGGACAGAATCCTCGCATGCCTCTGCAGCCTTGTCTTATGCAGACGGTTTATCCAAAGCAAAACAACTCAACGGTGAGAGCAACCACAGTGTGGTAGCTGTCGTCGGTGACGGTGCTTTGACCGGCGGTATGTGTTGGGAAGCCCTCAACAATATTGCTGCCGGTAAAGACCGCAACGTGGTTGTTGTTGTCAATGACAACGGCCGCAGCTATTCACCGACGATTGGTGGATTTGCAGAAAACCTTGCTGGTCTTCGCATGCAGCCTTCCTATGATCGCTTCATGGAAAAAGGCAAGACCTCGCTGAAATCCATGGGCTGGGTAGGCGAGCGCACCTTTGAAGCACTACACGCATTCAAAGAAGGCGTGAAGAGTACCGTCATTCCAACCGAAATGTTTCCAGAACTCGGCATGAAATATGTCGGTCCTGTTGACGGTCATAACCAAAAAGCAGTAGACAACGCGCTGAAATATGCCCGTGACTATGAAGGCCCCATCATTGTCCACATGGTCACCGAAAAGGGCAGAGGCTACGCACCAGCTGAGCAAGATCTTGATGAACTCATGCACTCCACCGGTGTGATAGATCCGCTTACAGGTGCTCCAAAATCAGCATCAAAGCCAGGCTGGACCTCTGTGTTTAGCGATGAGCTGGTAAAGATTGGCGCCAAAAACGACGATGTCGTGGCAATCACCGCTGCCATGGCAGGACCTACTGGTCTGTCCAAATTTGAAGCCAATTTCCCAGAGCGTTTCTTTGACGTTGGCATTGCAGAACAGCACGCAGTGACTTCCGCTGCTGGTCTCGCTTTGGGTGGCAAACACCCAGTGGTGGCTATTTACTCCACATTCCTCAACCGTGCATTTGATCAGCTCCTCATGGATGTGGGCATGCTCAAACAACCGGTGACCATTGTGCTTGATCGATCAGGCGTGACTGGTTCCGATGGAGCCAGCCATAATGGCGTGTGGGATATGGCGCTGACCTCTATCGTTCCTGGCGTACAGGTGGCAGCACCGCGTGATGAGGATTCTTTGCGTGAGCTGCTCAATGAGGCTATTGCCATTGATGACGGCCCAACTGTTGTGCGTTTCCCTAAGGGTGAACTACCGACTCCAATTGTTGCGATCGATACCTTTGAAGACGGCGTTGATGTGTTGGCTTATGAAGATGCACCTGAAGAAGACGCACCTTCAGTTTTGATCATTGCAGTGGGCGAGCGCGCAACTGTCGCCTTAGAAGTTGCATCCAGAATCAAGAGCCATGGAGTCAACGTTACTGTGGTAGACCCACGATGGATTGTTCCCATCCCACAGTCTTTGGTGGCACTTTCTGATGACCACGATGTGGTTATCACCATTGAAGATGGCGTTATCCACGGCGGTGTGGGTTCATTGCTCTCCGATGCGCTTAATGCCGCTGAAGTAGATACCCCACGCAGACAGATCGCTGTTCCACAGAAATATCTGGATCACGCTACCCGCAATGAAGTCTTGGCTGATTATGGCCTAGACGCAGATGGTATTGAAACCACTGTTGTCGGTTGGTTGGATTCACTATTCGGAGAAGAGTAA
- a CDS encoding class I SAM-dependent RNA methyltransferase translates to MTDTVELAKGDIISVEVLRPAHGGEGIAHHDGRVIFVKGGIPGDVVDLEITQLKKKWARGEVSKVTTASPNRVDSRCPAAAAGAGCCDYAELNPNVELEIKSRVLRDQLERIGGVEELPTFELHDLTPAAGWRTRVRLGVDASGRAGFRKLKSNDLVTEAACSQVVPELLDGLVGEGARHFTPGVEIIAAIDSQGQRHVVESRKAPRGRRTETVLKVLEGTGEVEQTVGERTWKFPVSSFWQAHTQAPAAYSEFIGEVLGSLELVDVDKRGPVAWDLYGGVGLFAPIMADKLEAAVHSVELSPGSAEAGEEALAGLPVTFHTGRVEGMASQLPSPHVVVLDPPRTGAGSDVLKHIAEAKPQLVIHIGCDPATFARDVADWKLNGYEMDQIAVFNAFPGTHHFETIGVFARVS, encoded by the coding sequence ATGACTGACACCGTCGAACTCGCCAAAGGCGACATCATCTCCGTGGAGGTGCTCAGGCCAGCTCACGGCGGTGAAGGCATTGCACACCACGACGGCCGAGTTATCTTCGTCAAGGGTGGTATCCCAGGCGACGTCGTAGACTTGGAAATCACCCAGCTGAAAAAGAAATGGGCACGAGGCGAAGTTTCCAAGGTGACCACCGCATCACCTAACCGCGTTGATTCCCGCTGCCCAGCAGCCGCTGCAGGCGCAGGTTGCTGCGACTACGCAGAACTCAATCCAAACGTGGAACTAGAAATCAAGTCCCGCGTCCTCCGCGACCAGCTAGAGCGCATCGGTGGCGTAGAAGAACTCCCAACCTTCGAACTCCACGATCTCACACCAGCTGCCGGCTGGCGCACACGCGTCCGCCTCGGCGTCGATGCCTCCGGTCGCGCCGGGTTCCGCAAGCTCAAGAGCAATGACCTGGTCACCGAAGCTGCGTGCTCCCAGGTTGTTCCAGAGCTTCTCGACGGGCTCGTCGGCGAAGGCGCTCGACATTTCACCCCAGGTGTAGAAATCATTGCAGCTATCGACAGCCAGGGACAGCGTCACGTCGTAGAGTCCCGCAAGGCACCTCGTGGACGACGCACCGAAACTGTCCTGAAGGTTCTTGAAGGCACCGGCGAAGTTGAGCAGACCGTTGGTGAGCGCACCTGGAAGTTCCCAGTGTCCTCCTTCTGGCAGGCTCATACGCAAGCACCAGCAGCATATTCCGAGTTCATCGGCGAAGTGCTCGGCAGCCTGGAATTGGTTGACGTAGACAAGCGCGGACCTGTTGCGTGGGACCTCTACGGTGGCGTGGGCCTATTTGCACCGATTATGGCCGATAAGCTTGAAGCTGCAGTGCACTCTGTTGAGCTTTCTCCAGGTTCTGCAGAAGCTGGAGAAGAAGCTCTTGCAGGTCTTCCAGTAACCTTCCACACCGGCCGAGTTGAAGGCATGGCATCCCAGCTTCCTTCACCTCACGTTGTGGTCCTTGATCCTCCACGCACTGGCGCTGGATCCGATGTGCTCAAGCACATCGCAGAGGCAAAGCCACAGCTAGTTATCCACATCGGTTGCGATCCAGCCACCTTTGCACGTGATGTTGCAGATTGGAAGCTCAACGGCTACGAAATGGATCAGATCGCTGTATTCAACGCCTTCCCAGGCACACACCACTTCGAAACAATTGGTGTTTTCGCTCGAGTGTCTTAA
- a CDS encoding DUF3710 domain-containing protein, with the protein MALWPFGKKKEEVNETVAETPTADLQQETESSVPEALSSLGQVELEEDPSAGEPDPEHDAINGETGPFDAGSVNIQDFDFSDFSKGVLDLGSLQIPLPQNSEVQVEMGEQGPRMLHVVTQFGRITPVAFAAPTSAGQWRVATKEIAEGMRRDGLTVRVEHGPWGREVVGAANDRTIRIAGVDGPRWMLRMTMISPADRADDMRDLGREVIARTFVNRGDAPILAGSPLPVALPKQLAEQVQQAMAQRAAQAAATESAASTPAQSPDQGNSTNAE; encoded by the coding sequence ATGGCTCTATGGCCTTTTGGTAAGAAAAAAGAAGAAGTCAACGAGACTGTAGCGGAGACACCTACCGCTGATCTGCAGCAGGAGACAGAAAGCTCAGTACCAGAAGCACTCAGCTCTTTGGGGCAGGTAGAACTGGAGGAAGATCCTTCCGCAGGTGAGCCTGATCCAGAACATGATGCCATCAACGGTGAGACTGGTCCTTTTGATGCTGGTTCCGTGAACATCCAAGACTTCGATTTCTCTGATTTCTCCAAGGGAGTTTTAGATCTCGGCTCACTCCAAATTCCACTACCTCAAAACTCTGAGGTCCAAGTGGAAATGGGCGAACAAGGTCCCCGTATGCTCCACGTAGTCACCCAATTTGGTCGCATCACACCAGTTGCTTTCGCAGCACCTACCTCCGCTGGACAATGGCGCGTAGCAACCAAAGAGATCGCCGAAGGCATGCGCCGAGATGGCCTGACTGTTCGAGTAGAACATGGACCTTGGGGCAGGGAAGTAGTCGGCGCAGCTAATGACCGCACCATCCGCATTGCTGGCGTCGATGGCCCACGATGGATGCTGCGCATGACCATGATCAGCCCAGCAGACCGCGCAGATGACATGCGTGATCTGGGACGCGAAGTAATCGCTCGCACCTTCGTCAACCGCGGTGATGCTCCCATCCTCGCAGGAAGCCCACTTCCAGTAGCACTACCTAAACAACTGGCAGAACAAGTCCAACAAGCAATGGCACAACGCGCAGCCCAAGCAGCAGCTACCGAATCAGCTGCAAGCACTCCAGCTCAGAGCCCCGATCAGGGAAATTCCACCAACGCAGAGTAA
- the dut gene encoding dUTP diphosphatase, whose product MTDLDPIKLVRLDKELPLPKRAHRGDAGVDLHATTDTVIQPGHREVVGTGIAIALPLGTVGLVHPRSGLAAREGLSIVNAPGTIDADYRGEIKVCLINLDPATPITITRGDRIAQLVIQKVELVDFEEVEELNETVRGGQGYGSTGKTAS is encoded by the coding sequence GTGACTGATTTAGATCCCATCAAACTTGTCCGCCTCGACAAAGAACTTCCACTGCCCAAGCGGGCACACCGCGGTGACGCAGGCGTTGACCTTCACGCCACCACCGACACCGTGATCCAACCTGGACACCGCGAAGTAGTAGGCACCGGCATCGCCATTGCATTGCCCCTTGGCACTGTTGGCTTGGTGCACCCGCGCTCAGGCCTTGCCGCACGCGAAGGCCTCAGCATTGTCAATGCGCCTGGCACTATCGACGCCGACTACCGTGGCGAGATCAAGGTATGCCTGATCAACCTTGACCCAGCAACACCCATCACGATTACCCGTGGCGACCGCATCGCACAGCTGGTAATCCAAAAAGTAGAGCTCGTCGATTTTGAAGAAGTCGAAGAACTCAACGAGACAGTCCGCGGTGGTCAGGGATACGGCTCCACCGGAAAAACCGCTTCTTAA
- a CDS encoding DUF3093 domain-containing protein has translation MSDSRQSNSASSTPSGSNADGVTTIYRERQWVPWYWWLAMAFVVALLTAQFGLNRNEYWIYIPGVLLSIIGAWVLISMSNTVIAVEQDADGTRWLIAGQANLPSDVVARSLAVPATAKRNAMGRQLDPAAFVVSHGWVHEMVMLVLDDPEDSTPYWLVGSKDPEALLRAFVPEQADAALADFR, from the coding sequence GTGAGTGATTCCCGACAATCTAATTCTGCATCTTCTACTCCCTCTGGCTCTAACGCTGATGGGGTAACCACAATTTATAGGGAACGGCAGTGGGTGCCTTGGTACTGGTGGCTTGCCATGGCGTTCGTGGTCGCGCTGCTCACTGCGCAATTTGGCCTCAACCGCAATGAATACTGGATCTATATTCCAGGTGTGTTGTTATCCATCATTGGTGCCTGGGTATTGATCTCTATGTCCAATACCGTAATCGCGGTAGAACAGGATGCTGATGGCACAAGGTGGCTGATTGCCGGCCAAGCCAACTTACCTTCCGATGTGGTTGCACGTTCTCTCGCCGTACCGGCAACAGCAAAGCGCAACGCTATGGGCCGACAGCTTGACCCGGCAGCCTTTGTGGTTTCCCATGGTTGGGTGCATGAAATGGTGATGCTGGTGCTTGATGATCCAGAAGATTCCACGCCTTATTGGCTGGTTGGCAGCAAGGATCCTGAAGCCCTCTTGCGCGCGTTTGTTCCTGAACAAGCTGACGCTGCGCTAGCTGATTTCCGCTAG
- a CDS encoding DUF4193 domain-containing protein, whose product MATDYDAPRRRAEDEIETDSLEGLKAVENANSDMDDDGEIVESFEIPTVDLSGEELNVDVVPRRADEFTCASCFLVQRNNRKSHVEADGSVICLDCA is encoded by the coding sequence ATGGCTACCGATTACGACGCACCACGTCGACGCGCAGAAGATGAAATTGAGACTGACTCTCTTGAAGGCTTGAAGGCAGTTGAAAACGCGAACAGTGACATGGATGACGACGGCGAAATCGTCGAGTCTTTTGAGATCCCTACCGTGGATCTTTCCGGCGAAGAACTCAACGTTGATGTAGTTCCTCGTCGCGCGGATGAATTTACCTGTGCAAGCTGCTTCCTTGTACAGCGCAACAACCGCAAGTCTCATGTTGAGGCAGATGGCTCAGTCATCTGCCTTGATTGCGCATAA